A single window of Onychomys torridus chromosome 8, mOncTor1.1, whole genome shotgun sequence DNA harbors:
- the LOC118590196 gene encoding ATP synthase F(0) complex subunit C2, mitochondrial-like, with translation MYACSRFISTCSLIRSTSQLLSCPLSALQFNRPQTWTDEGPSSLAVPRPLTSVIPSRSFQTSVYSRDIDTAAKFIGAGAATVGVAGSGAGIGTVLGSLIIGYARNLSLKQQLFSYAILGFALSEAVGLFCLMVAFLLLFAT, from the coding sequence ATGTATGCCTGCTCCAGGTTCATCTCCACTTGCTCCTTGATCAGAAGCACCTCTCAGCTGCTGAGTTGCCCGCTGTCTGCTTTACAGTTTAACCGACCACAGACATGGACAGATGAGGGCCCCAGTAGCTTGGCAGTCCCTCGCCCTCTGACCTCAGTCATCCCTAGCCGCAGCTTCCAAACCAGCGTCTATTCTAGGGACATCGACACAGCCGCCAAGTTCATTGGGGCTGGGGCCGCCACAGTTGGGGTGGCTGGCTCTGGGGCTGGCATTGGGACTGTTTTGGGGAGCCTCATCATTGGTTATGCCAGGAACCTTTCCCTGAAGCAACAGCTCTTCTCCTACGCGATTCTGGGCTTTGCCCTCTCAGAGGCCGTGGGGCTCTTCTGCCTGATGGtggcctttctcctcctcttcgcCACGTGA